One stretch of Microcebus murinus isolate Inina chromosome 12, M.murinus_Inina_mat1.0, whole genome shotgun sequence DNA includes these proteins:
- the CNTFR gene encoding ciliary neurotrophic factor receptor subunit alpha isoform X2, whose product MAAPVPWACCALLAAAAAVVYAQRHSPQEAPHVQYERLGSDVTLPCGTANWDAAVTWRVNGTDLAPNLLNGSQLMLRGLELGHSGLYACFHRDSWHLRHQVLLHVGLPPREPVLSCRSNTYPKGFYCSWHLPTPTYIPNTFNVTVLHGSKIMVCEKDPALKNRCHIRYMHLFSTIKYKVSISVSNALGHNATAITFDEFTIVKPDPPENVVARPVPSNPRRLEVTWQTPSTWPDPESFPLKFFLRYRPLILDQWQHVELSDGTAHTITDAYAGKEYIIQVAAKDNEIGTWSDWSVAAHATPWTEEPRHLTTEAQATETTTSTTSSLAPPPTTKICDPGELGSGGGPSAPFLISVPVTLALAAAAATASSLLI is encoded by the exons ATGGCTGCTCCTGTCCCGTGGGCCTGCTGTGCTctgcttgctgctgctgctgcagttgTCTACGCCCAGAGACACAGTCCACAGG AAGCACCCCATGTGCAGTATGAGCGCCTGGGCTCAGATGTGACACTGCCATGTGGGACAGCAAACTGGGATGCAGCCGTGACATGGCGGGTAAATGGGACAGACTTGGCCCCTAACCTGCTCAACGGCTCTCAGCTCATGCTCCGGGGCCTGGAACTGGGCCACAGTGGCCTCTACGCCTGCTTCCACCGTGACTCCTGGCACCTGCGCCACCAAGTCCTGCTACATGTGGGCT TGCCGCCGAGGGAGCCCGTGCTCAGCTGCCGTTCCAACACTTACCCCAAGGGCTTCTACTGCAGCTGGCATCTGCCTACCCCCACCTACATTCCCAACACCTTCAATGTGACCGTGCT gcACGGCTCCAAAATTATGGTCTGTGAGAAGGACCCAGCCCTCAAGAACCGCTGCCACATCCGCTACATGCACCTGTTCTCCACCATCAAGTACAAGGTCTCCATAAGTGTCAGCAATGCCCTGGGCCACAATGCCACAGCTATCACCTTTGACGAGTTCACCATTG TGAAGCCTGACCCTCCAGAAAATGTGGTAGCCCGGCCAGTGCCCAGCAATCCTCGCCGGCTGGAGGTGACATGGCAGACCCCCTCAACCTGGCCTGACCCTGAGTCATTTCCTCTCAAGTTCTTTCTGCGCTACCGACCCCTCATCCTGGACCAGTGGCAGCAT GTAGAGCTGTCAGATGGCACAGCACACACCATCACAGATGCCTACGCCGGGAAGGAGTACATCATCCAGGTGGCAGCCAAGGACAATGAGATTGGGACATGGAGTGACTGGAGTGTGGCTGCCCACGCCACGCCCTGGACTGAGGAACCACGACACCTTACCACTGAGGCCCAGGCTACGG AGACCACGACCAGCACCACCAGCTCACTGGCACCCCCGCCCACCACGAAGATCTGTGACCCTGGTGAGCTGGGCAGCGGTGGAGGACCCTCGGCACCCTTCTTGATCAGTGTCCCTGTCACTCTGGCCCTGGCTGCCGCTGCCGCCACTGCCAGCAGTCTCCTGATCTG A
- the CNTFR gene encoding ciliary neurotrophic factor receptor subunit alpha isoform X1: MAAPVPWACCALLAAAAAVVYAQRHSPQEAPHVQYERLGSDVTLPCGTANWDAAVTWRVNGTDLAPNLLNGSQLMLRGLELGHSGLYACFHRDSWHLRHQVLLHVGLPPREPVLSCRSNTYPKGFYCSWHLPTPTYIPNTFNVTVLHGSKIMVCEKDPALKNRCHIRYMHLFSTIKYKVSISVSNALGHNATAITFDEFTIVKPDPPENVVARPVPSNPRRLEVTWQTPSTWPDPESFPLKFFLRYRPLILDQWQHVELSDGTAHTITDAYAGKEYIIQVAAKDNEIGTWSDWSVAAHATPWTEEPRHLTTEAQATETTTSTTSSLAPPPTTKICDPGELGSGGGPSAPFLISVPVTLALAAAAATASSLLIW, from the exons ATGGCTGCTCCTGTCCCGTGGGCCTGCTGTGCTctgcttgctgctgctgctgcagttgTCTACGCCCAGAGACACAGTCCACAGG AAGCACCCCATGTGCAGTATGAGCGCCTGGGCTCAGATGTGACACTGCCATGTGGGACAGCAAACTGGGATGCAGCCGTGACATGGCGGGTAAATGGGACAGACTTGGCCCCTAACCTGCTCAACGGCTCTCAGCTCATGCTCCGGGGCCTGGAACTGGGCCACAGTGGCCTCTACGCCTGCTTCCACCGTGACTCCTGGCACCTGCGCCACCAAGTCCTGCTACATGTGGGCT TGCCGCCGAGGGAGCCCGTGCTCAGCTGCCGTTCCAACACTTACCCCAAGGGCTTCTACTGCAGCTGGCATCTGCCTACCCCCACCTACATTCCCAACACCTTCAATGTGACCGTGCT gcACGGCTCCAAAATTATGGTCTGTGAGAAGGACCCAGCCCTCAAGAACCGCTGCCACATCCGCTACATGCACCTGTTCTCCACCATCAAGTACAAGGTCTCCATAAGTGTCAGCAATGCCCTGGGCCACAATGCCACAGCTATCACCTTTGACGAGTTCACCATTG TGAAGCCTGACCCTCCAGAAAATGTGGTAGCCCGGCCAGTGCCCAGCAATCCTCGCCGGCTGGAGGTGACATGGCAGACCCCCTCAACCTGGCCTGACCCTGAGTCATTTCCTCTCAAGTTCTTTCTGCGCTACCGACCCCTCATCCTGGACCAGTGGCAGCAT GTAGAGCTGTCAGATGGCACAGCACACACCATCACAGATGCCTACGCCGGGAAGGAGTACATCATCCAGGTGGCAGCCAAGGACAATGAGATTGGGACATGGAGTGACTGGAGTGTGGCTGCCCACGCCACGCCCTGGACTGAGGAACCACGACACCTTACCACTGAGGCCCAGGCTACGG AGACCACGACCAGCACCACCAGCTCACTGGCACCCCCGCCCACCACGAAGATCTGTGACCCTGGTGAGCTGGGCAGCGGTGGAGGACCCTCGGCACCCTTCTTGATCAGTGTCCCTGTCACTCTGGCCCTGGCTGCCGCTGCCGCCACTGCCAGCAGTCTCCTGATCTGGTAG